A window of Rhinolophus ferrumequinum isolate MPI-CBG mRhiFer1 chromosome 23, mRhiFer1_v1.p, whole genome shotgun sequence genomic DNA:
GCATCAGCCAGGAGtgtgttagaaatgcaggctCTCAGGCCTTACCCCAGACTTACTGCGTCAGAACCTGCCTTTTTACAAGATGCCAGGTAACTCATGTGCTCATTAAAGTTGAGAAAGACAGCCTCTGGTTTAGCTTAGACTGGACAGCCCCCTTTCCCACTCTGAGGGATGGACATTCAACTTGGCCTTACATCTATCTCACCACGGGCTATCCCCAAATCCTCATTGCCCTTTCAGGGTTTCTGGAATTGCCAGTCTACCTCAACTACCTGACCTGTGCCCCCTCCTTTGATTTTCATATGAGTCCTCATGTTGGGGGAGGAAATGCATATCTGAGCCAATTTATTATAACCTTTCCCATTTTCCTCTCTGCCTCATCCCCTCCCCACAGGCCTACATCCTGTTGGGACAATTCCTCCTGATGCACAAGAACGAAGCTGAGTTTCAGAAGTGGCTCATTTGTTGCTGTGGCGCCACGGAGTGTGAGGCCCAGGAGAGTTCTAACTGCTTGAAGGAGTGGTGCTCCTGCTTCCTATAAACGCCTCTTCTTGCTCTGCCTTCTGGGTAAATGACACGTTCTGCACCGAGACCCAGGCTTGAAGtcgttattttttattttaacttgaatGATACATGCTTATTACAAAAAGTAGTTCAAGAGTATAAAAAAggataaacacaagaaaaaatgatCCCAAagttcaccacccagaaacaATGATCCTTCCCCTTACATGAATATCATGCCAAACATCTcatcataaattttataaaagaatggacaattttatttaaaaatgggaattaaaTTTTAAGTCAGTGTACtatttatctattgctacatagcAAAGGAACCCCAAATGTAGCAGCTTAAACAATAATTTTATCTCACATGGTTTCTGAGGTTCAAGAATTAGCTGACAAAAGTTGATTTCTCTCTCATGCGACATATGCAGTATATGTCATCAGTGAGTACTGTCCATTGCAGTCACTCTGAGGCTTAAGTTGATGGAAATTCCGTCTTAATGTGCTTTTCCATGAGTACCACACAGTAGGAAGGAATTGTGGTGAATTACACACTGTCTGTCAAAGCCTCTGCTCAGAGTGATACCCTCCacttatgttttcaaatttcattggccagagcaagtcacatggtCATACCTAACTCCAAAGGGGCTAGGATTCTTCTGAAGTCAGAAAAAGTGGAAATATTTGGTGACAGAAATAATCAATTAAGTTTACCAAttaagttcattatttttttccttaaatgcctCACAACTGTTATATTTCCTAAATTCATAATATGACTGGGATATTTCTATTGGGGTCTGCGTAACTCTTTCTAGCTTTACCTCTTTAGCTCTCCCCAAAAAGAGGCCAAAGAGAAGAACTCCAGGTAGCCCACTGGTTGGTCCAAATATTTGAATAGCTCCATTTCCTAAGAGCTCAGGTTCTGACCATCCAGAGCTTttcccctgctccctcctgcaCAGATTAATTCAGTGCATTAATTCTCCACTGAAATAGTCATGATGTTTAGAAGTCACTCATTTTCTAAGACAGGAGCTGGCTGGCTCtacagaaaggagagagggaaatagCTTTGTCCCTTACTCTATTTCTACACACCATGTTTCCAAAAATCTTCACCCATAGACACTAGGAACGTTTCACTTCAGCTGTTTATTCCTTTGTATCAGATTTTGTCTTCCTCGTAGGTAAAATTAttgactttaatttttcatttctccttgtaTTCCCCACCTTTGTCATGGGATTTTGCAGTCCCTCCCACTAGAGGCAGAGTAACTCTCAGCCCCTTGATGTAGACTTGGCCAGTGGTATAAACCTGAAATGACAATGTGCCAGCCTGAGCCTCACAACACATTTCCCCTTGCTCTCGTGTGCCTCTGCCAACACCAAGAGAAGAACTACCCCCTTGGATAACTGCTGTCCCTGAAGCCTGGGCCCCAGAATGGGCCCAGGTGGAACTGACCTTACCCCGACCTGCAGCAAGGACCCAAGGCTAGCCAGACCTGCCGATTGATACAAAGCTGCCCTACTGAGCCCAGCCAGGATCAGCCAACCCTCAGCTTACTCAGATATGTGAGTGAGAATAAAGGATTGCTGTTCAAAGCCACTAATGTTTGGGACAGTTCTCTATGCAGCAATATCTAACTGATACATTTCTTCTAGTCTAAAATGTCCTTACCCTGCCACCAGGTATCACATCAAAGTCCAACAAAATCTGGCCTGATGGAGTAGCAGGCCAGGGTGGGGGAGAGACATTTTCTCTGGAGCCAGCCGGCATGGTGCGAATTCCAGCTCAGCTAATGCTGAGTATCCTAGGTGagctacttaacttctctgagcctcggtttcctcatctgtaaagtgagggcaGGAAGGTAATTACCTTGCCTTGCAGGGTGAATCaactgaaattatatatattatgtatgcgGTACACAGCAGGAACACTATCCTTGTTCTCAAGCTCTCCTCAAACCTGGCCTCCTGCTGTTTGGACAACATGTGGCACTCAGGAGAGAACTCACAGCTGTAAGTTGGAAGGGAGCCCAGCTATCCGCTTATCCAATCTAGTCCAATTCTGTTCCCACATATAAGTATTGGGCACTGTACAACTGGTAGGGACTGCAGATTCTTTAATGGGTGGGTACAAAGGACAACTgatgaaaataagattatttcaGATTTTGACTGAAATATTAGCCCACAGAGCCTCAAAAGCATTCTCAAGGACACTCGGGAAGAGCAGGCTTGCATGCGTGTCCTTAGTCCCATCAAAGGCCCACCTTCTACTCGGCAGGACAGTTGTTTCAATGATTTTGGAAAGGGTTGGTGCCTGAGAATATTAACAAATTGTTATGGATTTGACCAGCATCTTAAACAGCAGCTGAGCCATCTGCAAGGAAAAGGGGCCACACACTGACTCTTGGCTCAATATCTGTAGTCTGGAAAGATCTATGAATCAATAAATGTCTTCGATTAGTATTTATGGAGTGTCTAAAGTTCTAAGCATGTTTAGGTgctctggaaaaagcaaaagaaataaggaCGAGTTTCTCTAGCTTCGAGGAGCTTACAACTTAATAAGAGGCAATTGGGAAAAGGAAGGGCACAACAGCCAAAGTGTTAGGAGGTATATCTTAGTATGAGCCCCCCAGAAGCAGAACCTGAGACGTGGTCTGATGCAAAGTAGTGTATACAGGAGTGCTCCCAGGAAATGCCCATAGGGGAGGGAGGAGTGTGACAGGGAGGGGAAGAAGCCAATAGAGCTGTGCCATCACTGCTGGAGCTCAGCCCTACCTCCTACACTGTAGGAGCCAGTGTAGACAGGCGTTTAGTTACTCCATCCTGGGATATCTAAACACCACTCTTACCGGTCATTTATTGAGTTCTGCTCCCACAGGAGGTTACTCCCTCAGCCCTTGAGCCTGCCACGTGGGGAAATCAAGCCTCACTGAGAAAGCAGTCAGGCAAAGAAATGCAGGCTCTGGCAGCTGGAAGTCAGGCTAGCCACACGCACTGAAGTGGTAAGGGCGAGGGCACATGGATGAGCAGGGAACCCACAGCTTCTGCCACAGAGTGGGTTTTGGAATAGGACAGGCGTGACTTTGAAAACAGAATCCACCCCTTACCACCAGTTCTAAGACCTTTAGAAAGTCATCCTCTTGGCCCAgctgcccatctgtaaaatgatgataataatagtacctactcaAGCGTTAGGAAGATTAAAATTCCTGTCACCTGCTAAGAGCTTCATGCATGGGTAGCTCTAAAACCCTCGGTATTAAAATGTGCAGCACTGATTGTGTATTGCTATTTAAAGAAAGGAGAGGTGGGCATAGGTGAGAGTGGTCAGGGAACGTTCCTAGGAAGAGGTGATATTTCACCTTGGTGTTAAATGGGAAGGTCAAGGTTGAATAAGCCAACgatggaaaagaggaaggggaagaaggagggggtcaggagagagggagaaaaggagttGTGAGGCGAAAGACAAACCCAGTTGGTCCAGAGAGAGTGAGTTGTGAGAACCTGTAGGAAAAGGTAAGGGGTGGGACTGGAGTCTGCAGGGTAAAGTCTTCCTCCCATTTCCCCCAGACGGAAGCTGAGTATGAGTTGGTAGCTGGCCCCATTTGAGAAGCCAGCCACTGCAGGATATCTGTCCTGAGGAATGTTAGCAGTCTCTAGCAGTCAGTGGGGACCGGGACCCCATCTCTGCTGATAATCTAGAATAGGGCAGCCTTGCTCCCCATACCTGAGAAAGACCCTGTAGTAATTGATTCTAAAAATACCCACAACCCTTCACTCCTCCTTGCATCCAAAGCCTTCACATGACTTTGCAGCTCTCCTACCAAGAGGTGGAGTCTACCTCCCTTCCTATTGAATCTGGACTAACCtggtgacttgctttggccaaaagTATATGGCAGATGTGACACCGTGAGCCTAGGCTTCTGATTGCTCTCCTGTAGCGTATGACCACCATAGAACAAGCTGGGCTAGCTCACGGGAGGATGAGAGGCACGTGGCCCCATTATCCCTATTGCCTTAGCCAACAGCCAGCCAACctccagacatgtgagtgaggaCTTCCTGGACCAGCCAACCTGTCAGCTGATGTCAGATCTGTGAGTGAGTCCAGCTAAGATCTCCATAACTGGCCCAAACCAGAAAAACTACCCAACTGACCCACAAACTCACATAAataaatcttattattttaagctactaTATTTGGGGAGTAATTTGTTATGTGGCTATAGCTAACTCTTAGCAGTCCCATGTGAGGTCTCAGAGTGTGGAGTATCTATCTCCAAGTGTAAAATGGGAACCTCCTACTTATTTTTTGGAAAGCATCTGAGTGATATTTGCCTATATGGTGACAATGAGAGGGATCACTATGGCTCATACACAAAAGCCAAGCAACGGTGGTGGATGTCAAGTGGGGAGAACAATGCAAGCAAAGCTTGACTTAGAGTGGAAGAATGTAGGACAAAACTAGGACAAACTCAGAGGGAAAGACAAGAGTTATCAATTGTGTGACCAGTTGTAGGTACCCTGGATGATATTCCTGGAAACCTCTGAAAGAAAGCTGATTCATGCAGATAAACCTTTAAGCAAGTGTTTctggaaatatataatttttaaacgtTTGCTGAAATATGAGCAGTTGATTCAGCACGTACTACCACAAGCACTTCAGCATTCCCCAAATCCTCCCGGGGTGAAGGAGGGGTATTTTCTCTGAGGaccaaagaagttaagtaacatGGCCACGATGATTGGGCAAGCCGTTTCAGTCCAGGTCTGCCTAACATTAAAGCTGTGCCCAACGCCTACAGTGCCATCCTCACTGGACATGGTGGAGGGTATATTTGGTGATTTAGAGGTCCTCTCAGGGTCTCAAAGGCTGCACCCGCAAGGGACAGACAGGCATCAGAAGGGATGAGGGAGACCCATTCGAATGGTCATAGAGAGATGACCATGAAGCGTTAAGAAGGAAAGCAggttatttaaaaagaactattcaaatatttactgagtgcctactatgtgcctacTGCAGTGCTAGATGTAGCAGAGAAGAGAGCAGACAAAACTATCTTCCCTCAAAACCTGGCATTTTAACGGGAGAAGgcacaaaaacaaaagttaatgAAATAGTATATATTAATTTGGATGATAAAAAATTGCCTTTTAGAAGGGTCAAAAGTGGTTGAATGTAGACAATTTTATATGGTTCGACCTTATATGTTAGTTTAAGGATGAGCgttgtgaagaaaatgaagcaaggGAAGGAGGTCAAGAAAGGTGGGAAgatgggaaattttaaataaggtagCCAGGGGAGGCCTCACTACAGGGGCAAAGTAAAGTTCTGAAAGAGATGAGGCTGAGAGATGGGAGAAGGCCGGGAAAGACCATTGCAAGCCGAGGCAACAGCCAGTGCTAAGGTCCTGAGGTAGGGTGTGCCTCATGAGTTCAGCAGTGGAGTGGGCAAGACAGAGAGCTGCAGGAAATGAGGCCCAAGACAAAAGGGTGGGGGTCAGGTTGGGTAGGGCCTTGTGGGTCCTCAACAGTACTTTGGCTTCTACTCAGATGGAGAAGGAAATCAATTGGAAAACCATGTGATTAGATGTGCATTTAAGAAGGATCACTGTACTGTGTTTAGAAGAGTGTCGAGAGGAAGGGTGAGAGCAGGGAGACTAGTTCGTAAGCTATGCAGTAATccgggtgagagatgagggtcgGACCAGGATctgttttgaaggtagagccagtAGGAGTGAGCATGGATGGAATACCCTGAGCCCTCAGCATTCCAGTGTTcagaagacacagggagaaggggGGAACTATGGTCACTGGGTTGGGGGTGCTGGAGGAGAGGGGGGCAATGGTGTCAAATGCTGCTGGGGGGGCAGCTGAGGTGAGGACtgggaattgggggtgggggagctctgGTGATGCAGGAGAGAGGGAAGCATCGCTGGCCTGTTTCCTTGAGCAGGTGGTGGGTGAGGTCCAGGCCACAGGAGGTAGGACTGGCCTCAGCTAGGAGCACACACAGCTCACCCATAGGGAAGGAGGAGCAGAGTACCCTGACTAGGGAAGTGGGCTGTCATGGTGGTGGGAAATCACGGAATTTCTCTTCTGagggcctctgttttctcagtgcAATAAGAAACAAGATGGCAAGCTGTGCATGAGAACGGAAAGTAGAGTTAGTTGTGTGGGACAGTGGAACAGTAGCTGGACTTTATAGAGAGACAGATTCATTTGTGTAAACAATATAGATGATACattagataggtagatagatagatatcgtTCAGATATCTATTCTAGAATAGATCCTAGCTATCATAGAAAAAagtatatgcatagaaaaaagtcTGGCAAGAGAGACATTGAACTGTCAATACTGGTCATCCTTGGAGGGTGGGATCCCTTTCACTTTCCACTTTATCTGGTAGTCCATCATTTGAAGTTTTCAGTAGTATCACttttataaatcaagaaaaaaaaagatattggcATTTGGGAACACAAAGAATTAGAGCTCCAGAGACAGGTGGACTGAAGCCCTGAGGACAGCCATTCTGGGAGGCCAACACCCCGTCCTTCCCTGGATTCTCCCACATGGCAGGTCTCACAGCACGCAGAGGGAAAGATCCTCTGAGAATTCTCTGGCCTGGAGACTTTAGGCCTCCTTTCTCATTACCTCCACTCTCCTGTTCGCCCCTTACTTTCTGAAGGCCAAATTCACCTTGGAGAAATGGAAGACTGCAGTTGTCTTTATAGACCCATTCTTGCCCATTTCTACCAGATTCTTCATAGCTGTTCATTAGgttccccgcccccactccccaTCGTCAAATATCTGGTTTCTTTTCAGGAGAAACCTTATTGTGCAAACTATGCTATATTATTGCTTGCCTTGATCCAGTTATTGGATTTTCTTGGACCAGACTGAAGGGCCACTGTGGCCAGAACACTGGGCAGAGATTTAGAAGACCTAGATAATGCCTCTAAGGGGTCTGGGACTATGGACGGATCACTTGActtgtctgtgaaatgaggaaaatacCTGATTCTCATTCTCCCACCTTTGTTTTGAAGATAActgaaaaacagacagaaaggcacgttaaataaaaaaaaatttgaaaaaaggaggtggggtggggcgcCCTACAGCAATGTATTGTGTAGttattgcattattttatctTAGACAGCAGCTACAGATGGCTAATGGCCCAGCAGTTCCTCGGATCGCATTGTCAGTACTGGCTAGGAtgtgacaacaacaaaaaaacctaagaactcagtggcttaaaagaacaaagCTTCATATCTCTCTCACCTCACCGGCCCATCTCGAGTTTGCCGGGATGGGCTGCGTTGGCCTCGCTCTAGGCCCCAGTCTGACAGCTTCCATCTTGAATGTTTGAAGGGTACTTCAGCATAAAGAGAGCCCTGGGGGTGTCTCACACGGGCAATTACATGCTATGGCTCACAAGTAACATGTCGCTTTCACTAACAAATTATTGGCCAGAGCTAGTCATACAATCCCACCCAACTCCAAGGGGACCAAGCAGTGCTGTCTActggaaagggggagaaaagaaaattggggCAAATATCACAAATCACATGGGAGAGCCTCGCAGGACAGGGTTCAGGCTCACAGACAGTCCCTGAGAAGACTCTATCCCTTACCCTACTTGCCCTTTTATCTTTTTGCAAATTTGCCACCATCACTGAAACATAGGAGAATACATAGGAGAAAATTAATAACTCCCCCGAAAAAATACcatctaatattttattgtattcctttccagctttattgaaatatatttcacacaTCATAAAAgacacccttttaaagtgtacaattcagtggcttttagtctATACATAGAGCAGTGCAACTGTCACCGCtatttaatttcagaatattttcatcaccccaaaaagaaaccccattagCAGTTCCATTAGTcactccccacacccccagcccagcccatggcaaccactaatttactttctgtctctatggatttacctattctggacatttcatataaatggaatcataaaatatgtagtcttttgtgactgctTCCATTCACTGAGCATAACGTGCTCAAGGCTCATTCCTATTATGGCATGcacatgtatacatttaaaaaaaacaaattcagattcTATCAAACATTAGTTACCCTGTTTCCTTTATCtatatgttttaaacatttcccCCTCATTAttaaatcattgaaaaataatttttatggttATATAACAATTCATCAAATTTATGTGCAATAATGAATGTGTCGAATTGTGCTCCTAGCTTTGGACTTTTAGGTGATtgccaatttatttttaaccattgtAAACAAAATTTCTATGAGCAGCTCTATACATGTtttagggaatgaatgaatgaataaatgaatgaggcgTTAGATataaatcttcacaacatttCCCATTCTTCCTTTAGGGAAGCTGCCTAGAAATGGATttaactggggggggggggggtggaacaggaacatttttaagtttttgattcTTACTGCAACTGCTTTTCTAGAAAGGTTGACCCAAACTGTTAAATGTGGCTTTGAATTAGTCCAAGTATATCTCACTCAGTAAAACCAAATTCTTTACAATGGCCCGAGGGCCATAAAGCCCcgcttctctctccctcactggctctctccctccagccatgctggcctccttGCTGGTCTTTAAACACACCACACCCACTTGTTGGCAGGGAGGTCAGTGTCCTTTGCACTTTCTCAGCGAGGCCCTCCCATtaaaaatgtcaccccaataaacattaattttaaaacgaAGTCACCCCCAATATTCCCTATCTCCTCTCCaagcttcatttttatttttctccatagcacttatcaccttcTAATATACTGaataatttgcttattttgtttattatttcaacCTACTAATATTAACCATTAAAGCCTGTTCCAGTGCCTGGCCTatgtaggcactcaataaataagtgTTGACTTGAGTTGACAGCTAGCTCTGAGAGCTCTCCTTATAAATTTGGGGGCCCACTCTGACCTTCCCTCTGGACAACAGCAGCAGGCTCTGGTCTTCCAAAAAGTCCTTGTCATCTGTTCTTTCTTGACTCAGCTTTGGAACACACTGGACAGGCAGCTGCCTCAAAGACTGTTTGTTCTGCCTTGTAGTGAAACCTGGAAGAGGTTGCCCCTGACAGATCATCCCGCTTGTGACTGGGCAGTACAATACAAAGGTTTGTTTCCGGAAGGAGTGCAAACCTTCCCAGGGCCCACACAGAGTGGTGACCCACTCGCTTCCAGTCCTTGAGCTGCCTGTGGGGCCCTTTGACCTCACCAGTTCCTTCTGGGAGCAGGCCCACATGCCCAAACATGGACAGAGCCCTCCTGCAGGTCTCCTGCAGGGCAGGCAGTTTCCTGCACAGGCTGTGTGCAGCACAGGACAGGGCAGGAGAGGAAGAACCCACGGGAAGCCGGGAAGCTAGGAAAtcccttctctggcctctgctggcaAAGCAGCAGGGAGTCCCTCAGGAGTCTCCCATTGTGGGACATTTCCGGCCAAGCTCTTGGGGTTTCCAGTGCAGACAGAGAATCAACATTCCCAAGCCCATACAGCAATGATTGCAAAGGGTCCATAAGTCAATGGATAAATAATGTCTGA
This region includes:
- the BANF2 gene encoding barrier-to-autointegration factor-like protein — its product is MDHMSSRLRAFLSEPIGEKDVVWVDGVSHELAINLVTKGFNKAYILLGQFLLMHKNEAEFQKWLICCCGATECEAQESSNCLKEWCSCFL